One segment of Natronobacterium texcoconense DNA contains the following:
- a CDS encoding alpha-ketoacid dehydrogenase subunit beta yields the protein MATDAHAETDTEQTTESLTLVQAVRDGLETEMERDDDVVVMGEDVGENGGVFRATEGLYEEFGDDRVIDTPLAESGIVGTAVGMAAYGMRPVAEMQFLGFIYPAFDQIVSHAARLRTRSRGRYTCPLVVRAPYGGGIRAPEHHSESSEAMFAHQPGLKVVVPSTPYDTKGLLTSAIRSPDPVVFLEPKLIYRAFREDVPTGSYEVPLGEAAVRSEGSDISVFTWGAMTRPTIEAAENLEGEIDVEVVDLRTLSPLDEETIVESFKKTGRAAVVHEAPKTGGLAAEITTTLQEQALLYQEAPVERITGFDTPFPLYALEDYYLPEAARIETGIREAMGF from the coding sequence ATGGCTACTGACGCACACGCAGAGACCGATACCGAGCAGACCACCGAGAGTCTCACGCTCGTACAGGCGGTTCGTGACGGACTCGAGACCGAGATGGAACGCGACGACGACGTCGTCGTCATGGGCGAAGACGTCGGCGAGAACGGCGGCGTCTTCCGCGCGACCGAAGGCCTCTACGAGGAGTTCGGCGACGACCGCGTCATCGACACCCCGCTCGCGGAGTCGGGGATCGTCGGCACGGCCGTCGGTATGGCCGCCTACGGGATGCGCCCTGTCGCCGAGATGCAGTTCCTCGGCTTCATCTACCCCGCGTTCGACCAGATCGTCTCCCACGCTGCACGCCTGCGAACGCGCTCGCGCGGCCGATACACCTGTCCGCTCGTCGTCCGAGCGCCGTACGGCGGCGGCATCCGCGCACCCGAACACCACTCCGAATCCTCGGAGGCGATGTTCGCCCACCAGCCCGGACTCAAGGTCGTCGTTCCCTCGACCCCCTACGACACGAAGGGGCTATTGACGAGCGCGATCCGCTCGCCCGACCCCGTCGTCTTCCTCGAGCCGAAACTCATCTACCGGGCGTTCCGCGAGGACGTCCCGACCGGTTCCTACGAGGTACCACTCGGCGAGGCAGCCGTTCGAAGCGAGGGGTCGGACATCTCCGTGTTCACCTGGGGTGCGATGACCCGGCCGACGATCGAGGCCGCCGAAAACCTCGAGGGAGAGATCGACGTCGAGGTCGTCGACCTGCGAACGCTCTCCCCGCTGGACGAGGAGACGATCGTCGAGTCGTTCAAGAAGACCGGTCGTGCAGCCGTCGTCCACGAAGCGCCGAAGACCGGCGGACTGGCAGCCGAGATCACGACGACGCTGCAGGAACAGGCACTGCTCTACCAGGAGGCACCGGTCGAGCGCATCACCGGCTTCGACACGCCGTTCCCGCTGTACGCGCTCGAGGACTACTACCTGCCCGAAGCCGCCCGCATCGAGACGGGCATCCGGGAAGCGATGGGGTTCTAA
- a CDS encoding dihydrolipoamide acetyltransferase family protein gives MVREFKLPDVGEGVAEGELVSWLVEEGDTVSEDQPVAEVETDKALVEVPAPVNGTVRERHYDEGDVIPVGDVFITFDVEGEADAEAAADTGEEATAETEAEPAGSPGATGGDTDEVATPTDRVFAPPRVRRLAREEGVDLTALEGSGPGGRITAADVEAAAGTAPAVDTAEATASSGTEAGAGATETATSGASSSGGAATTGTSRAPQSAESADRDRTLAAPATRRVAEEEGVDIDAVPASEQRDGEPFVTPEDVREYAQAQQQAQEADRQAVEAGEPVAKGAEFAPGERERREPFRGVRKTIADAMVESKYSAPHVTHHDEVDVTELVETREELKPRAEEKGIRLTYMPFITKAVVAALKEFPEMNAVIDEENEEIVYRDYYNVGVATATDVGLMVPVLENADGKGLLQISSEMNELVEKARERSISPDELQGSTFTITNIGGIGGEYATPILNYPESGILAVGEIKRKPRVVEEDGEERIEPRSVMTLSLSFDHRLIDGAVGARFTNKVIEYLENPNLLLLE, from the coding sequence ATGGTCCGTGAATTCAAGCTTCCCGACGTCGGCGAAGGAGTCGCCGAGGGCGAACTGGTCTCGTGGCTCGTCGAAGAAGGCGACACCGTCAGCGAAGATCAGCCGGTCGCGGAGGTCGAGACCGACAAGGCCCTCGTGGAGGTTCCTGCACCGGTCAACGGTACTGTTCGGGAGCGTCACTACGACGAAGGCGACGTGATCCCGGTCGGCGACGTCTTCATCACCTTCGACGTAGAGGGTGAAGCCGACGCCGAGGCTGCGGCTGACACCGGCGAGGAAGCTACGGCCGAGACGGAGGCCGAACCCGCCGGCAGCCCCGGCGCGACCGGCGGCGACACCGACGAAGTCGCGACGCCAACGGACCGCGTCTTCGCGCCGCCACGCGTCCGTCGACTGGCTCGCGAAGAGGGCGTCGACCTCACCGCACTCGAGGGGTCGGGTCCAGGTGGTCGGATCACCGCGGCGGACGTCGAGGCAGCCGCCGGCACCGCGCCAGCGGTCGACACGGCCGAGGCGACGGCCTCGAGCGGCACCGAAGCCGGGGCTGGAGCGACTGAAACCGCCACGAGTGGGGCCTCGAGCAGTGGTGGCGCTGCGACGACCGGGACCTCTCGGGCACCCCAGTCCGCCGAATCGGCCGACCGCGACCGCACCCTCGCCGCACCCGCGACCCGTCGAGTCGCCGAGGAGGAAGGCGTCGACATCGACGCGGTCCCGGCGAGCGAACAGCGCGACGGCGAACCGTTCGTCACGCCCGAGGACGTCCGCGAGTACGCCCAGGCACAGCAGCAGGCCCAGGAAGCGGATCGGCAGGCCGTCGAGGCCGGCGAACCCGTTGCCAAGGGTGCCGAGTTCGCACCCGGCGAACGCGAACGTCGCGAGCCGTTCCGTGGCGTCCGCAAGACCATCGCCGACGCGATGGTCGAGTCCAAGTACAGCGCACCCCACGTCACCCACCACGACGAGGTCGACGTGACCGAACTCGTCGAAACCCGGGAAGAACTCAAGCCACGGGCCGAGGAGAAGGGCATCCGGCTGACCTACATGCCCTTCATCACGAAGGCCGTCGTCGCCGCGCTGAAGGAGTTCCCCGAGATGAACGCGGTCATCGACGAGGAAAACGAGGAGATCGTCTACCGCGACTACTACAACGTCGGCGTCGCCACCGCGACCGACGTCGGCCTGATGGTCCCGGTACTCGAGAACGCAGACGGCAAGGGACTGCTCCAGATTTCCTCGGAGATGAACGAACTCGTCGAGAAGGCCCGCGAACGATCGATCTCACCCGACGAACTGCAGGGATCGACGTTCACGATCACCAACATCGGCGGTATCGGCGGCGAGTACGCGACGCCGATCCTGAACTACCCCGAGTCGGGCATTCTCGCGGTCGGCGAGATCAAGCGCAAACCCCGCGTCGTCGAAGAAGACGGCGAGGAACGGATCGAACCGCGTTCGGTGATGACGCTGTCGCTATCCTTCGACCACCGGCTGATCGACGGCGCCGTCGGCGCACGGTTTACGAACAAAGTGATCGAATACCTCGAGAACCCGAACCTACTACTGCTGGAGTAA
- the lpdA gene encoding dihydrolipoyl dehydrogenase gives MVVGDVTTGTDVLVVGAGPAGYVAAIRAGQLDLDVTLVEKDAYGGTCLNYGCIPSKALITATDVAHDAGNAEEMGIHADPAVDMAGMVSWKDDVVDQLTGGVEKLCKANGVNLLEGTATFADENTVRISHSGEGQGSETLEFEHAIVATGSRPIEIPNFSYDDEPVLSSKDALDLESVPESLVVVGAGYIGMELASVFAKLGTDVTVVEMLDSVLPGYDDDLKRPVKQRANDLDIEFEFGYTASEWEENGDGIRVTAEPAEQAATDGGAEAVEADTLELDAEKVLVAVGRQPVSDTLGLEEAGVETDDRGFIETDSRARTNVDHIFAVGDVAGEPMLAHKGSAEGQVAAEVIAGEPAAIDHQAMPAVVFTDPEIATVGMTESEAEDAGFETVTGEFPLRASGRALTMDESDGFVKIVAEEEEGYVLGAGIVAPEASELVAELGLAIELGATLEDVASTVHAHPTLSESVMEAAENALGHAIHTLNR, from the coding sequence ATGGTCGTTGGAGACGTCACCACCGGAACGGACGTGCTGGTCGTCGGTGCTGGACCGGCCGGCTACGTGGCCGCGATCCGCGCCGGACAGCTCGACCTGGACGTAACGCTCGTCGAGAAGGACGCCTACGGCGGCACCTGCCTGAACTACGGCTGTATCCCCTCGAAAGCACTCATCACGGCCACCGACGTCGCCCACGACGCCGGCAACGCCGAGGAGATGGGGATTCACGCCGACCCCGCAGTCGACATGGCAGGCATGGTCAGCTGGAAAGACGACGTCGTCGACCAGCTCACCGGCGGCGTCGAGAAGCTCTGTAAAGCAAACGGCGTCAACCTGCTTGAGGGCACCGCCACGTTCGCCGACGAGAACACCGTCCGGATCTCCCACAGCGGCGAGGGGCAGGGCTCGGAGACCCTCGAGTTCGAACACGCCATCGTCGCCACCGGCTCGCGCCCGATCGAGATTCCGAACTTCTCGTACGACGACGAACCCGTGTTGAGTTCGAAAGACGCGCTCGACCTCGAGTCCGTCCCCGAGTCGCTGGTCGTCGTCGGTGCCGGCTACATCGGCATGGAACTGGCGAGCGTCTTCGCCAAACTCGGTACCGACGTCACCGTCGTCGAGATGCTCGACTCGGTCCTGCCGGGGTACGACGACGACCTCAAACGCCCCGTCAAGCAACGCGCAAACGACCTCGACATCGAGTTCGAGTTCGGCTACACCGCTTCGGAGTGGGAAGAAAACGGCGACGGCATCCGCGTCACCGCCGAACCAGCGGAGCAGGCCGCCACCGACGGTGGAGCCGAGGCAGTCGAGGCCGACACGCTCGAACTCGACGCCGAGAAGGTGCTGGTTGCCGTCGGTCGACAGCCAGTCTCGGACACGCTCGGACTCGAGGAGGCCGGCGTCGAGACCGACGACCGCGGCTTCATCGAAACCGACTCGCGTGCGCGCACGAACGTCGATCACATCTTCGCCGTCGGCGACGTCGCCGGCGAGCCGATGCTCGCTCACAAGGGGAGTGCCGAAGGACAGGTCGCCGCAGAGGTCATCGCCGGCGAACCCGCTGCGATCGACCACCAGGCGATGCCCGCAGTCGTCTTCACCGATCCCGAAATCGCGACCGTCGGCATGACCGAATCCGAGGCCGAGGACGCCGGTTTCGAGACGGTGACCGGCGAGTTCCCGCTGCGAGCCAGCGGTCGCGCACTCACGATGGACGAGTCCGACGGCTTCGTCAAGATCGTCGCCGAAGAAGAGGAGGGATACGTCCTCGGTGCCGGCATCGTCGCTCCCGAAGCCTCCGAACTGGTGGCCGAACTCGGTCTCGCGATCGAACTCGGAGCGACCCTCGAGGACGTCGCCTCGACCGTCCACGCCCACCCGACGCTGTCGGAGTCGGTCATGGAAGCCGCCGAGAACGCGCTCGGCCACGCGATCCACACGCTGAACCGGTAA
- a CDS encoding multicopper oxidase domain-containing protein translates to MTNDSSTLDRRTVLSIAGTGAIGSLAGCLSMITGDGSESNPTGDDDSDSDDEADEPLTDYQYTAPPQIVDVSEQGYESTLRTVPARHEIVSEEGASGPVELPEVWAWQADDLEPSVPGPIYRMQEGDTFELTYDNSDHDRPHTVHVHAVGKSWEDDGAPVTNRDQVDPGESHTYVLEADTPGTHVYHCHYQTHNHLDMGMYGILRVDPEDYQPPDREYFFTLRDWDTRLHDREAGGGSDYDPVERSSDTYTLNGRSAPTTFHPELGTPLIVSQGETMHLHVANNGYESHPFHTHGHQFTVVEKDGSPIPEAAQYREDVINIGPAERYTLEIEADADPGIYPAHCHKVHHVTTEGRYPGGMATAIVYEEAMETEEFAEIMDDAGFEG, encoded by the coding sequence ATGACGAACGATTCCTCTACTCTCGACCGACGGACAGTTCTCTCGATTGCTGGAACCGGTGCAATCGGATCACTCGCGGGCTGTCTCTCGATGATAACCGGTGACGGCTCGGAGTCGAACCCGACGGGTGACGACGACAGCGACTCCGACGACGAGGCGGACGAACCCCTGACCGACTACCAGTACACGGCACCACCACAGATCGTCGACGTCTCCGAACAGGGCTACGAGTCGACGCTACGGACCGTCCCGGCCCGCCACGAGATCGTCTCCGAGGAAGGGGCTAGCGGCCCCGTCGAACTCCCCGAAGTGTGGGCCTGGCAAGCCGACGACCTCGAGCCGTCGGTCCCTGGCCCGATATACCGGATGCAGGAAGGCGACACGTTCGAACTCACCTACGATAACAGCGACCACGACCGCCCACACACCGTCCACGTCCACGCCGTCGGCAAGAGCTGGGAGGACGACGGCGCACCCGTTACCAACCGCGACCAGGTCGACCCCGGCGAAAGCCACACCTACGTCCTCGAGGCAGATACCCCCGGAACACACGTCTACCACTGTCACTACCAGACGCACAACCACCTCGACATGGGGATGTACGGCATCCTCCGCGTCGACCCCGAAGACTACCAGCCACCGGACCGGGAGTACTTCTTCACGCTCCGGGACTGGGACACCCGCCTCCACGACCGCGAAGCCGGCGGCGGCTCCGACTACGATCCCGTCGAGCGATCCTCGGACACCTACACGCTCAACGGTCGCAGCGCGCCGACGACGTTCCACCCAGAACTCGGCACGCCGCTGATCGTCTCCCAGGGCGAGACGATGCACCTCCACGTCGCCAACAATGGCTACGAATCCCACCCCTTCCACACCCACGGCCATCAGTTTACGGTCGTCGAGAAAGACGGCTCGCCGATCCCCGAGGCAGCACAGTACAGGGAAGACGTGATCAACATCGGCCCCGCAGAACGGTACACCCTCGAGATCGAGGCCGACGCCGACCCCGGAATCTACCCAGCCCACTGCCACAAAGTCCACCACGTCACGACCGAAGGACGATACCCAGGCGGAATGGCAACTGCGATCGTCTACGAAGAAGCGATGGAAACCGAAGAGTTCGCGGAAATAATGGACGACGCCGGATTCGAGGGATAG
- a CDS encoding DUF7521 family protein — MSPHETVTMEIALALAVVKTLVLVVGSVITYFAFKAYRRTRQRALGLLALGFGLVTLGLVLAGMLYEILEVPLAAGILLESVLVLAGFVVIAYSLYVQ, encoded by the coding sequence ATGAGTCCACACGAGACGGTAACGATGGAGATCGCGCTCGCGCTAGCGGTCGTCAAGACGCTCGTGCTCGTTGTCGGGAGCGTCATCACGTACTTTGCGTTCAAGGCCTATCGGCGGACGAGACAGCGGGCGCTCGGTCTGCTCGCGCTTGGCTTCGGACTCGTCACGCTGGGACTCGTGCTGGCAGGAATGCTGTACGAGATACTCGAGGTGCCGCTTGCGGCCGGAATCCTGCTCGAGAGCGTGCTGGTACTCGCGGGGTTCGTCGTAATCGCGTACTCGTTGTACGTCCAGTAA